One stretch of Eupeodes corollae chromosome 2, idEupCoro1.1, whole genome shotgun sequence DNA includes these proteins:
- the LOC129944030 gene encoding dihydropyrimidine dehydrogenase [NADP(+)] → MSPPALLSKDVPDIENLLSLNPRVKSKCSLVPTSSTKVIKKQWKRNTDHSCAAPVKLKNNFEDIKHTTLSERGALKEAARCLKCADAPCQKSCPTQLDIKSFITSIANKNYYGAAKAIFSDNPLGLTCGMVCPTSDLCVGGCNLQASEEGPINIGGLQHYATDVFKQMGVKQIVPPGQKPLAQPNKKIALLGGGPASLSCATFLGRLGYKDIIIYEKRSYLGGLSSSEIPQYRLPVEVVDFEIQLVKDLGVKIETGRSLSTKDLTVSGLLSSGVDAVFLGIGLPEPKLDPIFKGLDESTGFYTSKSFLPQVANGSKPGLCACKASQALPQLYGNVIVLGAGDTAFDCATSALRCGAKRVFVVFRKGSSGIRAVPEEVELAREEKCEFMPYLSPLKVIVKDNKITGMEFCRTEQDENDKWIEDKEQTTRLKANFVISAFGSGLYDPEIINALSPIALDKWSLPKIDYTTMQSSEKNVFCGGDLAGVANTTVESVNDGKTAAWHMHCYLQRLPLTTPPELPLFYTDIDKVDISVEMCGLKFENPFGLASAPPTTSAAMIRRAFEQGWGFVVTKTFGLDKDLVTNVSPRIVRGSTSGYNYGPQQGSFLNIELISEKRSEYWFRSIAELKKDFPEKIVIASIMCSYNEADWVELASKAEACGSDALELNLSCPHGMGESGMGLACGQDPVLVENIAKWVRKTVKIPFFVKLTPNITDIVSIAMAAKRGNADGVSAINTVQGLMSLKADATPWPAVGADKKTTYGGVSGNATRPMALRAISTIANKMPGFPILGIGGIDSAEVALQFLHCGASVLQICSSVQNQDFTLIEDYCVGLKALLYLKSNPPPKNSQFWDGQSPPVSKHQKGKPVLHLTGEGNKTLGFLGPAKDQREEIMHNIRQEKGPMWKLSNDDVASVNGDGQTKPVPSVKDIIGRALPHIGTYKSLDNKKQAVALIDDDLCINCGKCYMTCADSGYQAITFDPETHIPHVNDDCTGCTLCVSVCPIIDCISMVPKKIPHVIKRGLGEEKNFYTHALSPVQ, encoded by the exons ATGAGTCCCCCAGCATTGTTAAGCAAAGATGTTCCCGACATCGAG AACTTATTGAGTTTAAATCCTCGAGTTAAGAGCAAATGCTCACTTGTTCCAACTTCGAGTACGAAAGTTATTAAAAAGCAATGGAAAAGAAATACTGATCATTCGTGTGCT GCTCCAGTAAAATTgaagaataattttgaagacaTCAAACATACAACTCTATCGGAACGTGGTGCCCTCAAAGAAGCTGCAAGGTGTTTGAAGTGTGCAGATGCTCCTTGCCAGAAATCATGTCCCACTCAATTGGATATCAAAAGCTTTATTACGAGCATCGCCAATAAG AATTACTACGGAGCTGCCAAAGCGATTTTTTCCGATAATCCTCTTGGACTGACCTGTGGCATGGTTTGTCCTACTAGTGACTTATGTGTCGGAGGGTGTAACTTGCAGGCCTCCGAAGAGGGACCAATCAACATCGGTGGCTTGCAGCATTACGCCACAGACGTTTTCAAGCAAATGGGCGTGAAACAGATCGTTCCACCAGGACAAAAGCCATTGGCAcagccaaacaaaaaaatcgctcTGCTAGGAGGAGGACCAGCGTCATTGTCTTGTGCAACATTTCTAGGACGTTTGGGATACAAGGATATTATAATCTATGAAAAGCGCTCATACTTAGGAGGTCTTAG CTCATCTGAGATCCCACAATATCGACTTCCAGTTGAAGtggttgattttgaaattcaactaGTGAAGGATCTGGGAGTGAAGATCGAAACTGGACGATCTTTATCAACCAAGGACTTAACTGTTTCG GGTCTACTTTCTTCAGGCGTTGATGCAGTCTTCCTCGGAATTGGATTGCCAGAACCAAAACTTGATCCGATTTTTAAAGGTCTTGACGAATCTACTGGGTTTTATACGTCAAAAAGTTTCCTTCCTCAAGTCGCGAACGGAAGTAAACCAGGACTATGTGCTTGCAAAGCAAGTCAGGCTTTACCTCAATTATATGGCAATGTTATCGTATTGGGTGCTGGAGATACTGCCTTTGATTGTGCGACATCAGCTCTACGATGTGGTGCTAAAAGAGTGTTTGTGGTATTCCGCAAGGGTTCATCAGGAATCAGAGCGGTTCCAGAAGAAGTTGAGCTGGCTAGAGAGGAGAAATGTGAATTTATGCCGTATTTGTCCCCACTGAAGGTTATTGTTAAGGATAATAAG attacgGGAATGGAATTCTGTAGAACCGAACAGGATGAAAACGACAAATGGATTGAAGACAAGGAACAAACTACCAGATTGAAGGCAAACTTTGTCATCTCAGCTTTTGGATCTGGTCTTTATGACCCAGAAA TCATTAATGCCTTGAGTCCAATAGCACTAGACAAATGGAGTCTACCAAAAATAGACTACACAACCATGCAAAGTTCTGAGAAGAATGTTTTCTGTGGAGGAGATCTGGCTGGCGTTGCTAATACAACTGTTGAGTCTGTGAATGATGGAAAGACTGCTGCCTGGCACATGCATTGCTACTTACAG CGACTTCCATTGACTACACCTCCCGAATTACCACTCTTCTATACCGACATTGACAAAGTTGACATATCTGTGGAAATGTGCGGTCTTAAATTTGAGAATCCATTTGGTTTAGCTTCGGCTCCACCAACTACAAGTGCTGCAATGATTCGTCGTGCTTTCGAACAGGGCTGGGGATTTGTTGTCACAAAGACATTTGGTCTCGATAAGGACTTGGTGACAAATGTTTCTCCCAGAATCGTAAGAGGCTCAACGTCTGGCTACAATTATGGCCCACAGCAAGGTTCGTTCCTTAATATCGAATTGATTTCCGAGAAACGCTCCGAATATTGGTTCAGGTCCATCGCTGAGTTAAAGAAGGATTTCCCCGAAAAGATTGTCATTGCGAGTATCATGTGTTCATATAATGAGGCTGATTGGGTTGAACTAGCTTCCAAGGCAGAGGCTTGTGGATCTGATGCTCTTGAGTTGAATCTCTCTTGTCCCCACGGTATGGGTGAGTCCGGCATGGGATTGGCATGTGGACAAGATCCGGTGTTGGTTGAGAACATAGCCAAATGGGTTaggaaaactgtcaaaattccGTTCTTCGTCAAACTCACTCCCAACATCACGGATATTGTGTCAATCGCAATGGCAGCTAAACGCGGTAACGCCGATGGAGTTTCGGCTATCAATACCGTTCAGGGACTTATGAGTCTCAAGGCTGATGCAACTCCCTGGCCAGCGGTTGGTGCCGATAAGAAGACAACTTATGGTGGAGTGTCTGGAAATGCAACACGCCCCATGGCCCTTAGAGCAATTTCGACAATAGCCAACAAAATGCCCGGCTTCCCAATTCTAGGGATCGGTGGAATCGATTCAGCAGAAGTGGCTCTACAATTTCTGCATTGTGGTGCGAGTGTTCTGCAAATCTGCTCATCTGTCCAAAATCAAGACTTTACCTTAATTGAAGATTATTGTGTTGGACTTAAGGCACTGCTCTACCTAAAGTCGAATCCACCTCCTAAAAATTCACAATTCTGGGATGGTCAGTCACCACCGGTTTCGAAGCATCAAAAAGGAAAACCTGTTCTTCATTTGACCGGTGAAGGCAATAAA acCTTGGGATTCTTAGGCCCTGCAAAGGACCAACGCGAAGAAATAATGCACAATATCCGTCAAGAAAAAGGCCCAATGTGGAAGTTGAGCAATGATGATGTGGCATCTGTTAATGGAGATGGCCAAACAAAGCCTGTGCCATCAGTAAAGGACATTATAGGACGTGCGTTACCCCACATTGGAACTTACAAGAGCTTAGATAATAAAAAGCAAGCTGTTGCTTTGATAGACGAT gatttgTGCATTAATTGTGGCAAGTGTTACATGACCTGTGCAGATTCAGGATATCAAGCTATAACGTTCGATCCTGAAACTCATATTCCTCATGTGAATGATGATTGTACTGGTTGCACACTTTGTGTATCAGTTTGCCCTATTATTGATTGCATAAG CATGGTACCGAAGAAGATTCCACATGTCATCAAGCGAGGTCTTGGAGAAGAAAAGAATTTCTATACTCACGCATTGAGTCCTGTACAATAA
- the LOC129947004 gene encoding protein singed isoform X1 has protein sequence MNGTGYELNGGSNGDIIAQNQQKGWWTIGLINGQHKYMTAETFGFKLNANGASLKKKQLWTLEPSNTGESESKNCIIYLRSHLNKYLSVDSFGNVLCETEERDAGSRFQISISEDNTGRWALKNESRGYFLGGTPDKLVCTAKTPSSGEFWTVHLAARPQVNLRSIGRKRFAHLSETQDEIHVDANIPWGEDTLFTLEFRADEGGRYALHTCNNKYLNANGKLQVQCNEDCLFSAEYHGGHLALRDRQSQYLSPIGSKAVLKSRSSTVTRDELFSLEDSLPQASFIAGLNTRYVSVKQGVDVTANQDEVGENETFQLEFDWSAHRWALRTTQDRYWCLSTGGGIQATGNRRCADALFELIWHGDGSLSFRANNGKFLATKRSGHLFATSEAIEEITKFYFYLINRPILVLKCEQGYVGYRTPGNLKLECNKATYETILVERAQKGLVHLKAHSGKYWRIDGDGISVDSDIPVDGFYLELREPTRICIRTLDGKYLGATKNGAFKLVDDGTDTATQWEF, from the exons ATGAACGGCACTGGCTATGAATTGAATGGAGGATCCAATGGCGATATCATTGCACAGAACCAACAGAAAGGTTGGTGGACTATTGGTCTGATTAATGGCCAGCACAAGTACATGACAGCCGAGACATTTGGCTTTAAATTGAATGCAAATGGAGCAAGTCTAAAGAAGAAACAATTGTGGACGTTGGAGCCCTCCAATACCGGAGAAAGTGAGTCTAAAAACT GTATTATCTACCTTCGATCTCATCTCAATAAATATCTCTCGGTCGACTCATTTGGCAATGTTCTCTGCGAGACTGAGGAGCGCGATGCTGGTAGTCGATTTCAAATTAGTATAAGCGAGGATAACACCGGCAGATGGGCGCTGAAAAATGAGTCGCGCGGCTACTTCTTAGGTGGCACTCCAGACAAGCTCGTATGCACAGCTAAAACTCCGTCCAGTGGGGAATTCTGGACAGTGCATTTGGCAGCCAGACCTCAGGTGAATCTGCGCTCGATTGGAAGGAAACGGTTCGCACACTTGTCCGAGACACAAGATGAGATTCATGTGGACGCAAACATTCCATGGGGTGAGGATACTCTGTTCACCTTGGAGTTCCGTGCCGACGAAGGGGGTCGCTATGCGCTTCACACATGCAACAACAA gtaTTTGAATGCAAACGGAAAACTCCAGGTGCAATGCAACGAAGATTGTTTGTTTAGCGCTGAGTACCATGGAGGACATTTGGCTCTTCGAGATAG acaaagtcaatatctttcacCAATTGGTTCGAAGGCCGTACTTAAGTCTCGATCGTCGACTGTTACCCGCGATGAATTGTTCTCGTTGGAGGATTCTCTGCCACAAGCTTCGTTTATTGCTGGATTAAATACACGCTATGTTTCTGTGAAACAAGGTGTTGATGTGACCGCTAATCAGGATGAAGTTGGCGAGAACGAGACATTCCAATTGGAATTCGATTGGTCAGCACATCGCTGGGCATTGCGTACAACACAAGATAGATATTGGTGTTTATCGACTGGTGGCGGAATCCAAGCAACTGGTAATAGACGATGTGCTGATGCCCTGTTTGAGCTCATTTGGCACGGCGATGGATCTCTTTCGTTTAGAGCAAACAATGGAAAGTTCTTGGCAACAAAACGTTCTGGTCATTTGTTTGCTACCTCAGAAGCAATTGAGGAAATCacgaaattctatttttatctGATTAACAG accAATTCTAGTACTTAAATGCGAACAAGGTTACGTTGGCTATAGAACTCCTGGAAATCTCAAACTAGAATGCAATAAAGCAACGTACGAAACTATTCTAGTAGAAAGAGcacaaaaaggtttggttcaTTTGAAAGCGCATAGCGGCAAATACTGGAGAATCGATGGTGATGGTATCTCTGTTGACTCTGACATTCCTGTAGATGGTTTCTATTTGGAACTTAGAGAACCAACAAGAATTTGCATTcg AACATTGGATGGTAAATATCTTGGTGCAACCAAAAATGGTGCATTTAAATTAGTTGACGATGGCACCGACACTGCCACACAATGGGAATTCTAA
- the LOC129947004 gene encoding protein singed isoform X2, producing MNGTGYELNGGSNGDIIAQNQQKGWWTIGLINGQHKYMTAETFGFKLNANGASLKKKQLWTLEPSNTGESIIYLRSHLNKYLSVDSFGNVLCETEERDAGSRFQISISEDNTGRWALKNESRGYFLGGTPDKLVCTAKTPSSGEFWTVHLAARPQVNLRSIGRKRFAHLSETQDEIHVDANIPWGEDTLFTLEFRADEGGRYALHTCNNKYLNANGKLQVQCNEDCLFSAEYHGGHLALRDRQSQYLSPIGSKAVLKSRSSTVTRDELFSLEDSLPQASFIAGLNTRYVSVKQGVDVTANQDEVGENETFQLEFDWSAHRWALRTTQDRYWCLSTGGGIQATGNRRCADALFELIWHGDGSLSFRANNGKFLATKRSGHLFATSEAIEEITKFYFYLINRPILVLKCEQGYVGYRTPGNLKLECNKATYETILVERAQKGLVHLKAHSGKYWRIDGDGISVDSDIPVDGFYLELREPTRICIRTLDGKYLGATKNGAFKLVDDGTDTATQWEF from the exons ATGAACGGCACTGGCTATGAATTGAATGGAGGATCCAATGGCGATATCATTGCACAGAACCAACAGAAAGGTTGGTGGACTATTGGTCTGATTAATGGCCAGCACAAGTACATGACAGCCGAGACATTTGGCTTTAAATTGAATGCAAATGGAGCAAGTCTAAAGAAGAAACAATTGTGGACGTTGGAGCCCTCCAATACCGGAGAAA GTATTATCTACCTTCGATCTCATCTCAATAAATATCTCTCGGTCGACTCATTTGGCAATGTTCTCTGCGAGACTGAGGAGCGCGATGCTGGTAGTCGATTTCAAATTAGTATAAGCGAGGATAACACCGGCAGATGGGCGCTGAAAAATGAGTCGCGCGGCTACTTCTTAGGTGGCACTCCAGACAAGCTCGTATGCACAGCTAAAACTCCGTCCAGTGGGGAATTCTGGACAGTGCATTTGGCAGCCAGACCTCAGGTGAATCTGCGCTCGATTGGAAGGAAACGGTTCGCACACTTGTCCGAGACACAAGATGAGATTCATGTGGACGCAAACATTCCATGGGGTGAGGATACTCTGTTCACCTTGGAGTTCCGTGCCGACGAAGGGGGTCGCTATGCGCTTCACACATGCAACAACAA gtaTTTGAATGCAAACGGAAAACTCCAGGTGCAATGCAACGAAGATTGTTTGTTTAGCGCTGAGTACCATGGAGGACATTTGGCTCTTCGAGATAG acaaagtcaatatctttcacCAATTGGTTCGAAGGCCGTACTTAAGTCTCGATCGTCGACTGTTACCCGCGATGAATTGTTCTCGTTGGAGGATTCTCTGCCACAAGCTTCGTTTATTGCTGGATTAAATACACGCTATGTTTCTGTGAAACAAGGTGTTGATGTGACCGCTAATCAGGATGAAGTTGGCGAGAACGAGACATTCCAATTGGAATTCGATTGGTCAGCACATCGCTGGGCATTGCGTACAACACAAGATAGATATTGGTGTTTATCGACTGGTGGCGGAATCCAAGCAACTGGTAATAGACGATGTGCTGATGCCCTGTTTGAGCTCATTTGGCACGGCGATGGATCTCTTTCGTTTAGAGCAAACAATGGAAAGTTCTTGGCAACAAAACGTTCTGGTCATTTGTTTGCTACCTCAGAAGCAATTGAGGAAATCacgaaattctatttttatctGATTAACAG accAATTCTAGTACTTAAATGCGAACAAGGTTACGTTGGCTATAGAACTCCTGGAAATCTCAAACTAGAATGCAATAAAGCAACGTACGAAACTATTCTAGTAGAAAGAGcacaaaaaggtttggttcaTTTGAAAGCGCATAGCGGCAAATACTGGAGAATCGATGGTGATGGTATCTCTGTTGACTCTGACATTCCTGTAGATGGTTTCTATTTGGAACTTAGAGAACCAACAAGAATTTGCATTcg AACATTGGATGGTAAATATCTTGGTGCAACCAAAAATGGTGCATTTAAATTAGTTGACGATGGCACCGACACTGCCACACAATGGGAATTCTAA